One region of Mucilaginibacter sp. 14171R-50 genomic DNA includes:
- a CDS encoding MBL fold metallo-hydrolase codes for MATIQSFENNPYQENTYLLFDETGECAIIDPGMYTAAEQNAVVDFIQENKLTPVLLLNTHCHIDHVLGNKFIFDQFGLKPRFHIGESDTLAAVVAYAPAMGFRYDASPLPDEYLPETGAVKFGNTELQLIFAPGHSPAHLCFYDKTANILTGGDVLFRNSIGRTDLPGGNFSTLVKNIEEKLFALPDDCTVYPGHGPETTIGYEKQTNPYL; via the coding sequence GCTACCATTCAATCCTTCGAAAACAATCCCTACCAGGAAAACACCTACTTGTTGTTCGACGAAACCGGCGAATGCGCCATTATTGACCCGGGGATGTACACAGCCGCCGAGCAAAACGCGGTCGTAGATTTTATTCAGGAGAATAAACTTACACCTGTGCTATTGCTAAATACCCACTGCCATATAGACCATGTGTTGGGCAATAAGTTTATTTTCGACCAGTTTGGCTTAAAGCCCAGGTTTCATATTGGCGAATCGGATACGCTGGCAGCGGTTGTGGCTTATGCACCTGCCATGGGTTTCAGGTACGACGCTTCGCCGCTGCCTGATGAATACCTGCCCGAAACCGGGGCCGTTAAATTTGGCAACACCGAATTGCAACTGATATTTGCGCCCGGGCATTCGCCAGCGCATTTGTGTTTTTATGATAAAACGGCAAACATACTGACAGGCGGTGATGTATTGTTCAGGAACAGCATTGGCCGTACAGATTTACCCGGGGGTAATTTTAGCACCCTGGTAAAAAATATCGAAGAAAAACTTTTCGCCCTGCCTGACGATTGTACGGTTTATCCGGGCCATGGCCCCGAAACAACCATTGGCTACGAGAAACAAACTAACCCATATTTGTAA
- a CDS encoding FtsX-like permease family protein, with product MNTSVYIAKRYLFSKKQTHAINIISGISILGVLVGSAALIIILSVFNGLEQVILSLYSNFTPELKIEPRQGKTFDPNEPYFVALAKDKNVLSYTQVLQEKALIRYSDRSFIGTIKGVSDDFLKGKQLDSTIQFGSFTLKDNGANYAVIGATVQGNLGVSLKDQFTSLQIFSPRRSAGNSSNPMNDFVFRSIHPSGVFGIQQDFDDQIITPIGFTRDLLDEPDKVSSIEINYKTGTDLDEKQDAILEKIGKDFTVKNRKQQNTELYKTINYERWSIFMILTFVLVIAIFNIIGSLTMLVIDKRKDIAILTSLGANKKVIQGIFFFEGMMISVIGCIAGLALGLVICFIQQQFGFIKMGSTMSVLDAYPVAFKLSDIGLVFLTVTVIAVIASGISSSLSVKRLDEIKQEL from the coding sequence TTGAACACGTCCGTCTATATAGCCAAAAGGTATCTGTTCTCCAAAAAGCAGACCCACGCCATCAATATTATATCAGGCATATCCATATTGGGTGTGCTGGTTGGCAGCGCGGCTTTGATCATTATCCTTTCGGTGTTTAACGGGTTAGAGCAGGTTATTTTATCGTTATACAGCAACTTTACACCCGAACTTAAGATAGAACCGCGCCAGGGCAAAACATTTGACCCTAACGAGCCTTACTTTGTTGCACTTGCAAAAGATAAGAACGTGCTATCGTACACGCAGGTATTGCAGGAAAAAGCATTGATAAGGTACTCGGACAGGTCGTTCATCGGTACCATAAAGGGCGTAAGCGATGACTTTTTAAAAGGTAAACAGTTAGACAGCACCATACAGTTCGGTTCGTTTACGTTGAAAGACAACGGGGCAAATTATGCGGTTATAGGCGCTACGGTACAGGGTAACCTGGGTGTTAGCTTAAAGGATCAATTTACATCGCTGCAAATATTTTCGCCCAGGCGCAGTGCCGGCAACTCGTCAAACCCTATGAACGATTTTGTCTTCCGGTCTATTCATCCCTCGGGTGTATTTGGCATTCAGCAGGATTTTGACGACCAGATTATTACGCCTATCGGGTTTACCCGCGACCTACTCGACGAGCCTGATAAGGTATCGTCCATTGAAATAAATTATAAAACCGGCACCGACCTTGACGAAAAGCAGGATGCTATACTTGAAAAGATAGGAAAGGACTTTACGGTTAAAAATCGCAAGCAACAGAACACCGAGTTATACAAAACCATTAATTACGAACGCTGGTCTATTTTTATGATACTAACGTTTGTACTGGTTATTGCCATATTTAACATCATAGGTTCGTTAACTATGCTGGTTATTGATAAGCGAAAGGATATTGCCATTTTAACCAGCCTGGGCGCCAATAAAAAGGTAATACAAGGCATCTTTTTTTTCGAGGGGATGATGATATCTGTGATAGGCTGTATAGCCGGCCTTGCCCTGGGCCTGGTTATATGTTTTATACAACAGCAATTTGGCTTTATAAAAATGGGGTCAACCATGTCGGTGCTTGATGCATACCCCGTTGCTTTTAAATTAAGTGATATTGGACTGGTGTTTTTAACCGTTACCGTTATCGCGGTAATCGCATCCGGTATCAGCTCCAGCCTGAGCGTTAAACGGCTGGACGAGATAAAGCAGGAGCTATAG
- the rbfA gene encoding 30S ribosome-binding factor RbfA produces MESKRQQKFAGVIQQDLAAIFQREGMNYLPHTLVTITRVRVTPDLAIARVFLSFFNNTDNATALQTIKMHASEIRYKLGARIKDQVRIIPQLEFFVDDTSEYVERMDKIFDKLSHEPRQPDNDDN; encoded by the coding sequence ATGGAATCTAAACGTCAGCAAAAATTTGCCGGGGTAATACAGCAGGACCTGGCCGCAATATTTCAACGCGAGGGCATGAACTATCTTCCGCATACCCTAGTTACCATTACCCGGGTGCGGGTTACCCCTGATTTAGCTATCGCCCGCGTTTTTCTTAGCTTTTTTAATAACACCGATAACGCAACCGCGCTTCAAACCATTAAAATGCACGCTTCAGAGATCCGTTATAAGCTTGGCGCCCGCATTAAAGACCAGGTGCGCATCATACCGCAACTGGAGTTTTTTGTTGATGATACCAGCGAATATGTAGAGCGCATGGATAAAATATTTGACAAGCTAAGCCACGAGCCGCGCCAGCCAGACAACGACGATAACTAA
- a CDS encoding peptidoglycan DD-metalloendopeptidase family protein, with translation MFATDLLAAYLQAKPGIGKVVDFDASHDKLYMFDFTSANAELTETLVADTDAFGKWIDKKLADNQCRYGMGGYMEHRTIYSRSTHFDTGNEPRRLHLGVDIWGAAGTFVYSPLPGTVHSFADNNNFGDYGPTIILQHKLEGLTLYSLYGHLSRESLMNLQPGQAVDANQQIGTFGNATENGNWPPHLHFQLMLDIGDAKGDYPGVGQYSQKAQYLQNIPDANLILAFSGINAAAV, from the coding sequence ATGTTTGCTACCGATTTATTGGCAGCTTACCTACAGGCCAAGCCGGGTATTGGCAAGGTGGTAGATTTTGATGCCAGTCACGATAAGCTTTACATGTTTGATTTTACCTCGGCCAACGCCGAGCTGACTGAAACCCTTGTTGCAGATACCGACGCTTTTGGCAAATGGATAGACAAAAAACTGGCCGATAACCAATGCCGCTACGGCATGGGCGGCTATATGGAGCACCGTACCATCTACTCAAGAAGCACACATTTTGACACAGGTAATGAGCCTCGACGCCTGCATTTAGGCGTAGATATTTGGGGTGCCGCCGGCACGTTTGTTTACTCGCCCCTGCCCGGAACTGTGCACAGCTTTGCCGATAACAATAACTTTGGCGATTACGGCCCTACCATTATATTGCAGCACAAGCTTGAGGGGTTAACCCTTTACAGTTTGTACGGGCACCTAAGCCGCGAAAGCCTTATGAACTTACAACCCGGTCAGGCAGTGGATGCAAACCAGCAGATTGGCACATTTGGCAACGCTACCGAAAATGGCAACTGGCCGCCTCACCTGCATTTTCAACTGATGCTTGATATTGGCGATGCAAAGGGCGATTATCCGGGCGTAGGCCAATACTCGCAAAAAGCGCAGTACCTGCAAAACATCCCCGATGCAAATTTGATACTGGCCTTTTCGGGCATTAATGCTGCCGCTGTTTGA
- a CDS encoding L-serine ammonia-lyase → MQQREQISVFDMFKIGIGPSSSHTLGPWRAAQQFVEMLRQQAALPLVVQVKILLYGSLAKTGRGHGTDIAILLGLSGDDPVTFEVDKIDTKINGINNTHKLILGGAKEISFFADEDMLFLFAESLPYHPNAVTFQAFLSNETAVSATFYSIGGGFVVKEGAQTQQKTEVDLPFPIDTAGDLLHWCIKTGLKISEVVMENELAWRTEQETRSGVLNIFKVMQECMYRGCHTAGNLPGGLNVARRATALNKRLLKGATYTNYTEWVQAMRQTGNGFQNILDWVSCFALAVNEENASFGRVVTAPTNGAAGVIPAVLQYYISFCDGFDEERIIQFLFTASEIGSIFKKGATISAAMGGCQAEIGVSSAMAAAALTECLGGSQRQVLMAAEIAMEHHLGLTCDPIGGLVQVPCIERNTMGAIKAITASQLALQSNPDKAKVSLDAVVRTMWQTAQDMNSKYKETSDGGLAINIPISLPEC, encoded by the coding sequence ATGCAACAACGCGAACAAATTTCTGTATTCGATATGTTTAAGATAGGCATAGGCCCGTCAAGTTCGCATACGCTTGGTCCCTGGCGTGCCGCGCAGCAGTTTGTTGAAATGCTGCGGCAGCAGGCCGCACTGCCGCTTGTTGTACAGGTTAAGATATTGCTTTATGGATCGCTTGCCAAAACCGGCAGGGGGCACGGCACCGATATAGCCATACTGCTTGGCCTTAGCGGCGATGACCCGGTAACTTTTGAGGTAGATAAGATCGACACCAAAATCAATGGTATCAACAACACGCATAAATTGATTTTAGGAGGTGCCAAAGAGATCAGTTTTTTTGCAGACGAGGATATGCTTTTCCTGTTTGCCGAAAGCTTGCCTTACCACCCCAACGCGGTAACCTTCCAGGCTTTTTTAAGTAACGAAACGGCCGTATCGGCCACATTTTATTCAATAGGGGGCGGCTTTGTGGTGAAAGAGGGGGCGCAAACCCAGCAAAAAACAGAGGTCGACCTGCCTTTTCCGATCGATACCGCGGGTGATTTGCTGCATTGGTGTATAAAAACAGGCCTTAAAATATCCGAGGTGGTGATGGAGAATGAGCTTGCCTGGCGCACCGAACAGGAAACCCGTAGCGGCGTACTCAATATTTTTAAAGTGATGCAGGAGTGCATGTACCGTGGATGCCATACCGCCGGCAACCTGCCGGGCGGCCTTAACGTAGCCCGCCGCGCAACAGCTTTAAATAAACGACTGCTAAAGGGTGCAACCTACACCAACTACACTGAATGGGTGCAGGCCATGCGCCAAACGGGCAATGGTTTCCAGAACATATTAGATTGGGTGAGTTGTTTCGCGCTGGCCGTTAATGAAGAGAACGCCTCGTTCGGGCGCGTGGTTACCGCCCCTACAAATGGCGCGGCAGGGGTTATACCCGCCGTTCTGCAATACTATATCTCGTTTTGCGACGGCTTTGATGAGGAACGCATTATCCAGTTTCTGTTTACAGCATCCGAGATAGGCAGCATATTTAAAAAAGGCGCTACCATATCGGCCGCTATGGGTGGTTGCCAGGCCGAAATTGGCGTATCATCTGCCATGGCAGCAGCCGCGCTTACCGAGTGTTTGGGCGGCAGCCAGCGCCAGGTGTTAATGGCCGCCGAAATTGCAATGGAGCACCACCTGGGCCTCACCTGCGATCCTATCGGCGGCCTGGTACAGGTGCCTTGTATAGAGCGCAATACCATGGGGGCTATTAAGGCCATCACTGCAAGCCAGCTGGCGCTGCAAAGCAACCCCGACAAGGCCAAGGTAAGCCTTGATGCCGTAGTGCGCACCATGTGGCAAACCGCGCAGGATATGAACTCTAAATATAAAGAAACCTCCGACGGAGGCCTGGCTATTAATATCCCTATAAGCTTGCCGGAGTGTTAG
- a CDS encoding DUF488 domain-containing protein codes for MATVKLKRVYGAADKQDGVRILVDRLWPRGVKKETAHLDEWMKEVAPSTELRKWFNHETPHWGEFRLRYIHELHQNQAANTLLELVRKHKTVTLLYAARNEDHNHALVLKEFIDEMLK; via the coding sequence ATGGCAACAGTAAAATTAAAACGGGTGTATGGTGCTGCTGATAAACAAGACGGAGTGCGCATACTGGTTGACCGCCTGTGGCCCCGCGGCGTAAAAAAAGAAACAGCGCACCTGGATGAGTGGATGAAGGAAGTGGCGCCATCTACCGAATTACGAAAATGGTTTAACCACGAAACACCCCACTGGGGCGAATTCAGGTTAAGGTACATTCATGAGTTACACCAGAACCAGGCAGCTAACACCTTGCTTGAGCTTGTAAGGAAACACAAAACAGTTACCCTGTTATATGCCGCACGCAACGAAGATCATAACCACGCCCTTGTTTTAAAGGAATTTATTGATGAAATGCTTAAATAG
- a CDS encoding SGNH/GDSL hydrolase family protein: MPTSDSLTYLALGDSYTIGEAVPLEQSFPYQLTHNLNATNHLVKNPDIVAITGWTTGDLKKGIASRGLKNHQYNVVTLLIGVNNQYRGYSKDDYRTEFIELLNTAINFAGGNRQHVFVLSIPDWGVTPYATANGFDPAQVALEINQFNAINKQETEKLGVTYVDITPSSRRASDDASLIANDGLHPSGNMYSMWVAQLLPLVNDQIKY, encoded by the coding sequence ATGCCCACCTCCGACTCATTAACATACCTGGCCCTGGGCGATTCTTACACCATTGGCGAGGCCGTGCCATTAGAACAATCATTCCCCTACCAGTTAACGCATAACCTTAATGCGACGAACCACCTTGTTAAAAATCCGGATATCGTTGCTATTACCGGATGGACGACTGGCGACCTAAAAAAAGGCATCGCTTCGCGCGGCCTTAAAAACCACCAATACAACGTGGTAACCCTGCTTATAGGGGTAAATAACCAGTACCGCGGTTACAGCAAGGACGATTACCGTACAGAGTTTATTGAATTGCTGAACACCGCTATTAACTTTGCCGGCGGCAACAGGCAGCACGTATTTGTGCTATCTATACCCGACTGGGGCGTAACACCATATGCAACGGCTAACGGCTTTGACCCGGCGCAGGTTGCTCTTGAAATAAATCAGTTTAACGCCATAAATAAGCAGGAGACCGAAAAACTTGGCGTAACCTACGTTGATATTACGCCATCATCGCGAAGGGCGAGTGATGATGCAAGTTTGATAGCTAACGACGGCCTGCACCCTTCTGGCAATATGTATAGCATGTGGGTTGCTCAGTTGTTGCCGTTAGTGAACGACCAGATTAAGTATTAG
- the lipB gene encoding lipoyl(octanoyl) transferase LipB, producing MKNKKVIFQDWGLTDYQVAWQRQEQLFGETVRLKTDIRNRTLALNGADAVDDDIVTPNYLIFCEHPHVYTLGKSGKTEHLLLDEQGLKEKNAAYYPINRGGDITYHGPGQLVSYPILDLDNFFTDIHLYLRTLEEAVIQTLAHYGLTAGRYPGYTGVWFDADNERARKICAMGVRCSRWVTMHGLAFNVNPDLDYFKNIVPCGIDDKAVTSMQAELGRKVDINEVKEILKHHISVLFGMEMM from the coding sequence ATGAAGAATAAAAAGGTAATATTTCAGGATTGGGGGCTTACTGATTACCAGGTGGCATGGCAGCGGCAGGAACAATTGTTTGGCGAAACCGTCAGGTTAAAAACCGACATACGTAACCGCACACTTGCACTTAACGGGGCTGATGCGGTTGACGACGACATCGTTACACCCAACTATCTTATTTTTTGCGAACACCCGCATGTTTATACCTTGGGTAAAAGCGGCAAAACCGAGCATTTATTGCTCGACGAACAGGGCCTGAAGGAAAAAAATGCTGCTTATTATCCCATAAACCGCGGCGGCGATATTACCTATCATGGCCCGGGGCAACTGGTGAGCTACCCGATTTTAGACCTGGATAATTTTTTTACTGATATACACCTTTACCTGCGCACACTGGAAGAGGCGGTTATACAAACCCTTGCCCATTATGGCCTTACAGCCGGCCGTTACCCGGGTTATACCGGCGTTTGGTTTGATGCCGATAACGAGCGGGCCCGCAAAATTTGCGCCATGGGTGTACGCTGCAGCCGGTGGGTCACCATGCATGGGCTGGCCTTTAACGTAAACCCGGATCTTGATTATTTTAAGAACATTGTGCCTTGTGGTATTGATGACAAGGCCGTAACATCCATGCAAGCCGAGTTGGGCCGCAAGGTTGATATAAACGAAGTTAAAGAAATCCTTAAGCATCATATTTCCGTACTTTTTGGTATGGAGATGATGTAG
- a CDS encoding 4'-phosphopantetheinyl transferase superfamily protein: MAIAYRQQIDDDTEFALWKIEETADELYKQLQLDETEKAYTKKLSKSKRYLHWLGTRVLLRKMLRTEEYIDAKVDAHGKPYLVSLPYHISLSHSFDYAAVMISKTSPVGIDIEQVKEKVERIAHKFMLPQELAFIEDKHKIQQLYVCWCAKEAVYKCYGQKEVSFADNISLQPFTFQHHDVLQAKLNKGDVNINYEVGYLQYEDYMIGYVKG, from the coding sequence ATGGCCATAGCGTACCGACAACAGATTGATGATGATACAGAGTTTGCCCTCTGGAAGATCGAGGAAACTGCTGATGAGCTATACAAACAGCTTCAACTGGACGAGACAGAGAAAGCCTACACCAAAAAACTCAGCAAAAGCAAACGCTACCTGCATTGGCTGGGCACGCGGGTGTTGTTGCGTAAAATGCTGCGAACCGAAGAGTATATAGATGCCAAGGTTGATGCACACGGCAAACCTTACCTGGTAAGCCTGCCTTATCATATATCGCTAAGTCACTCTTTTGATTATGCAGCCGTGATGATCAGTAAAACCAGCCCGGTGGGCATTGATATTGAACAGGTGAAAGAAAAGGTAGAGCGAATTGCACACAAATTTATGCTGCCGCAGGAGTTAGCCTTTATTGAGGATAAACACAAGATACAACAACTGTATGTTTGCTGGTGCGCCAAAGAGGCCGTTTATAAATGCTATGGCCAAAAGGAAGTATCGTTTGCAGATAACATATCTTTACAGCCCTTTACCTTTCAGCACCATGACGTACTGCAGGCCAAACTGAATAAGGGAGATGTAAACATCAACTACGAGGTGGGCTATCTGCAATACGAAGATTACATGATAGGATACGTGAAGGGATAG
- the dcd gene encoding dCTP deaminase, with protein MILSDKRILEEIEKGTIVIEPFKLECLGTNSYDVHLGKYLATYTDRVLDAKLHNEIVSFEIPKDGFILQPNTLYLGVTREYTETHTHVPFLEGKSSTGRLGIDIHATAGKGDVGFCNTWTLEISCAQPVKIYAGMPIGQLIYFVVEGEIQTMYNTKSNAKYNNPTTRPVESMMWKNKF; from the coding sequence ATGATCTTATCAGATAAACGCATCCTCGAAGAGATTGAAAAAGGGACTATTGTTATTGAACCTTTTAAACTGGAATGCCTGGGTACAAACTCGTACGATGTGCACTTAGGGAAGTACCTGGCCACCTATACGGACAGGGTGTTGGATGCCAAGCTGCATAACGAGATAGTAAGTTTTGAGATACCCAAGGATGGGTTTATCCTGCAGCCCAACACGCTTTATTTGGGCGTAACGCGCGAGTATACCGAGACGCATACACATGTGCCTTTTCTGGAAGGAAAATCGAGCACGGGGCGTTTAGGCATTGATATACATGCAACAGCGGGTAAAGGGGATGTGGGCTTTTGTAACACCTGGACATTAGAGATATCGTGCGCCCAGCCGGTTAAGATATACGCCGGGATGCCCATTGGCCAGCTGATATACTTTGTAGTTGAGGGCGAGATACAAACCATGTACAATACCAAAAGCAACGCCAAATACAATAACCCGACAACACGCCCCGTTGAAAGTATGATGTGGAAGAATAAGTTTTAA
- a CDS encoding TonB-dependent receptor produces MAYKRFFTGLLLAIGIVGAYSFGADDDIIAKVQRQLDKWTQNHPIEKVHLQLDKPYYAAGDDMWFKAYVVVGPQHRLQRDSGILNVELIDEQDSVKQKIKVQLKNGLAYGDFALPDTLHEGNYRVRAYTQYMRNAGSEYFFDRAIGITNVITNRVFTKTTFTCVAQNGRNTVSANINYTDANGASYAGNQVDYSVLFDNVVIAKGKGVTDDTGNLHIEFNGDNQALLRSGRIVTRLNGTGQGTVYKSIPVRVMAGRADVQFFPEGGTMVNGIPTRVAFKAIGTDGLGVDIKGSVTDSKGKQVASINTTHLGMGVFEFTPQAGNTYKASIIYADGSSGTVSLPAAANSGYVLNISPSGPANLKVAVSAAKENTAPFSLVAQSIGKVYYAAKSKPGSTIFSAIVPKNKFPSGIAQFTLFSATGTPLNERLVFIDNPEDQLNISVNPDKSTYSARENIKLNIEAKDNAGKPAAGSFSIAVTNESKVPVDENRENNILANLLLASDIKGYIEQPAYYFNNVNDKTRADLDVLMLTQGYHRYEWRDIMSDNQPEPRYAPQSNFTISGRVTTQSGSPVVGGKVELINFDDGLLKLDTLTDSNGRFAFHDILFVDSIKFLIQARTAKNKRNVLITMDSIPAPTTRNFKNIADFTLNTVSDIAAYAQSSKALYYEQMKYGLGNHVISLREVQIREKRNALKHSSNLNGPGNADQVFLAKDFYTLGCPQLADCLQGRLLGVVFRNGIPYSTRSRGPMLVVVDGIYASPDLINTLVVSDIQSIEVLRNIGSYAIYGSRGGNGVLVITTKRGDEPTYYPKTFGSGIKPYAPKGIYRARTFYSPKYDVKNRQTLADLRTTIFWKPDIVTGDGKASLDYYNAGKGTYRVVIEGVDSQGNIGRQVFRYKVE; encoded by the coding sequence ATGGCATACAAACGTTTTTTTACCGGGCTGCTACTGGCCATCGGTATTGTCGGCGCCTATAGTTTTGGTGCCGATGACGACATTATCGCAAAAGTGCAGCGCCAGCTGGATAAGTGGACTCAAAACCATCCCATTGAAAAAGTACACCTGCAGCTTGATAAACCGTATTATGCAGCCGGCGACGATATGTGGTTTAAAGCCTATGTAGTTGTGGGCCCGCAGCATCGCCTGCAGCGTGATAGCGGAATTTTGAATGTGGAATTGATAGACGAGCAGGATTCAGTTAAACAAAAAATAAAGGTGCAGCTGAAGAACGGACTTGCCTATGGCGATTTTGCCCTGCCCGATACCCTGCACGAAGGTAATTACCGCGTAAGAGCTTATACCCAATATATGCGAAACGCCGGTAGCGAATATTTTTTTGATAGGGCTATTGGTATAACCAACGTTATCACTAACAGGGTTTTTACAAAAACAACTTTTACCTGCGTTGCCCAAAACGGGCGCAATACGGTTAGCGCCAATATCAATTATACCGATGCCAATGGGGCAAGCTATGCCGGCAACCAGGTTGATTATTCGGTGTTGTTTGATAATGTGGTAATAGCGAAAGGGAAAGGAGTGACCGATGATACCGGTAACCTGCATATTGAGTTTAACGGGGATAACCAGGCATTGCTTAGGTCAGGCAGGATTGTAACCCGTTTAAACGGTACCGGCCAGGGCACTGTTTATAAAAGCATCCCGGTAAGGGTAATGGCCGGCCGGGCCGATGTGCAGTTTTTCCCCGAAGGCGGTACCATGGTGAACGGAATACCTACCCGGGTAGCCTTTAAAGCAATTGGTACAGATGGTTTGGGAGTTGATATAAAGGGGAGCGTTACAGATAGTAAAGGTAAGCAGGTAGCTTCCATCAACACCACTCACCTGGGTATGGGTGTGTTTGAATTTACTCCCCAAGCCGGTAATACTTACAAGGCTAGCATTATCTATGCCGATGGCTCAAGCGGTACTGTTAGCTTGCCTGCTGCCGCCAATAGCGGTTACGTGCTCAATATTTCGCCATCCGGCCCGGCAAATTTAAAAGTTGCAGTTAGCGCTGCAAAAGAAAATACAGCACCATTCAGCCTGGTTGCACAAAGCATAGGCAAGGTTTATTATGCAGCTAAAAGCAAGCCCGGGAGCACGATATTTTCGGCTATTGTTCCGAAAAATAAATTTCCTTCGGGGATAGCGCAGTTTACCCTCTTTTCGGCAACAGGTACGCCGCTAAATGAGCGGTTGGTGTTTATAGATAACCCGGAAGACCAACTTAATATATCCGTTAACCCTGATAAAAGCACCTATTCGGCAAGAGAAAATATAAAGTTGAATATAGAAGCAAAGGATAACGCGGGGAAGCCGGCGGCGGGCAGTTTTTCTATAGCAGTTACCAACGAGAGCAAGGTGCCCGTTGATGAGAACCGAGAAAATAACATTTTAGCTAACTTGCTGCTTGCATCGGACATAAAAGGTTATATAGAGCAACCGGCATATTATTTTAATAATGTAAATGATAAAACCCGTGCCGACCTTGACGTGCTGATGCTAACGCAAGGCTATCACCGTTACGAGTGGCGAGATATCATGAGTGATAACCAACCTGAACCCCGATATGCGCCGCAAAGCAACTTTACCATATCCGGCAGGGTAACTACCCAGTCGGGAAGCCCTGTAGTTGGTGGTAAGGTGGAACTGATCAACTTTGACGATGGCCTGCTTAAACTTGATACGCTGACCGACAGCAACGGGCGTTTTGCTTTTCACGATATTTTATTTGTCGATAGCATTAAATTTTTGATACAGGCGCGCACAGCAAAAAATAAGCGTAATGTATTGATAACAATGGATAGCATACCGGCCCCCACAACCCGGAATTTTAAAAATATAGCCGATTTTACCTTAAACACTGTTAGCGATATAGCCGCGTACGCGCAAAGCAGCAAAGCGCTTTATTACGAACAAATGAAGTATGGCCTGGGCAACCATGTTATTAGCTTGCGCGAAGTGCAAATACGCGAAAAGCGGAACGCGCTTAAACATTCATCAAATTTAAACGGCCCGGGCAATGCCGACCAGGTGTTTTTAGCAAAGGACTTTTATACCCTGGGTTGCCCGCAGCTTGCCGATTGCCTCCAGGGCCGCCTGCTTGGGGTGGTTTTTCGCAACGGCATACCATACTCAACCCGCAGCCGCGGGCCTATGCTGGTAGTGGTTGATGGCATCTATGCAAGCCCGGATCTTATAAACACGCTTGTTGTTAGTGATATCCAATCCATAGAGGTGCTGCGGAACATAGGTAGCTACGCTATTTATGGCAGCCGCGGCGGCAATGGCGTTTTGGTAATTACAACCAAGCGCGGCGACGAGCCGACCTATTACCCCAAAACATTTGGAAGTGGCATAAAGCCATACGCGCCGAAAGGTATTTACCGCGCCCGTACATTCTACTCGCCGAAGTATGATGTTAAGAACCGCCAAACCCTTGCAGATCTGCGCACAACTATCTTTTGGAAACCTGATATTGTTACCGGGGACGGGAAAGCCTCGTTAGATTATTATAATGCCGGAAAAGGTACTTACCGCGTAGTGATTGAGGGTGTAGACAGCCAGGGCAATATTGGCAGGCAAGTGTTCAGGTACAAGGTGGAATAG
- a CDS encoding ATP-dependent Clp protease adaptor ClpS encodes MPTEVQEQTLTFEELMAGLKEMHRLILWNDDHNTFEHVIHCMMKYLDYTEPQAEKIAWKVHTEGKCAVLEGSFTEMEVYRKILQQEGLTVSVE; translated from the coding sequence ATGCCAACCGAAGTACAGGAACAGACACTTACCTTTGAAGAATTAATGGCCGGGCTTAAAGAGATGCACCGCCTTATTCTGTGGAATGATGACCATAATACCTTTGAACATGTTATCCACTGCATGATGAAGTACCTGGACTATACCGAACCACAGGCCGAGAAAATTGCATGGAAGGTGCACACCGAAGGCAAGTGCGCCGTGCTTGAAGGATCCTTTACCGAAATGGAGGTTTACCGTAAAATATTGCAGCAAGAAGGCCTAACAGTAAGTGTTGAGTAG
- a CDS encoding GIY-YIG nuclease family protein: protein MFFTYILYSILLDTYYVGSTSNLDERIKKHNTNHKGFTGKAPDWHIKWSQVFDTKKEAGRRERQIKAWKSRKMIEQLIGTK from the coding sequence ATGTTTTTCACCTATATTTTATATTCAATCTTACTCGACACATATTACGTTGGATCTACATCCAACTTAGATGAGCGTATAAAAAAGCATAATACCAATCATAAGGGATTTACAGGCAAAGCGCCAGACTGGCACATCAAGTGGTCACAGGTGTTTGACACTAAAAAAGAAGCCGGCCGGCGCGAACGACAGATAAAAGCATGGAAAAGCCGAAAAATGATCGAGCAACTCATCGGTACGAAATAG